Proteins encoded by one window of Salmonirosea aquatica:
- a CDS encoding DUF6691 family protein — protein MPRKSSSVLDSEPDNQNEQRNPESIPALGRYLLVGILFGIVFVKAEIISWFRIQEMFRLDSFHMYGVIGSAVVVGMLSVFLIKKLNIKTSAGEQVVIEPKSFHQGQIYGGLLFGLGWALTGACPGPLYAQIGSGFLAVIVTLLSAILGTWTYGIIQRKLPH, from the coding sequence ATCCCCCGGAAATCTTCTTCTGTTCTAGACTCGGAACCTGATAATCAGAATGAGCAGCGAAATCCTGAAAGTATCCCCGCACTAGGCAGGTACCTGCTGGTTGGGATATTGTTCGGTATTGTTTTTGTGAAAGCCGAAATCATCTCCTGGTTCCGTATTCAGGAAATGTTCCGTCTGGATTCCTTCCACATGTATGGCGTGATCGGCTCGGCAGTCGTGGTAGGTATGCTATCCGTTTTTCTGATTAAAAAATTGAACATCAAAACCAGCGCGGGCGAGCAAGTCGTCATCGAGCCGAAATCATTCCATCAGGGTCAAATCTACGGTGGACTGCTGTTCGGCCTCGGCTGGGCATTGACCGGCGCCTGCCCAGGCCCCCTGTACGCCCAAATCGGCAGCGGTTTTCTGGCTGTGATCGTAACATTATTGAGCGCTATCCTGGGTACCTGGACGTATGGCATTATCCAGAGAAAGTTGCCGCACTAA
- a CDS encoding YeeE/YedE family protein: MSIIHYLSQPWPWYVAGPLIGLTVPALLLIGNKAFGISSSLRHICAACVPANIPFFRYDWKKEGWNLAFVLGILIGGFIATQFLADPNEIVIAASTQSDLAALGITDFSGLMPAQLFSIENIFTLKGFIFLVLGGFLVGFGTRYAGGCTSGHAIMGLSNLQWPSLVATICFMIGGFVGTLVLLPWLMQLV, translated from the coding sequence TTGTCAATTATCCATTATTTATCGCAGCCTTGGCCCTGGTACGTGGCGGGACCGCTCATCGGCCTGACCGTACCAGCCTTATTGCTGATTGGCAACAAGGCTTTCGGGATTTCTTCCTCCCTACGCCATATCTGTGCGGCTTGTGTGCCGGCCAATATTCCTTTTTTTCGCTATGACTGGAAAAAAGAGGGATGGAACCTGGCCTTTGTGCTGGGAATCCTGATCGGCGGCTTCATTGCAACCCAATTTTTGGCTGATCCTAACGAAATTGTGATCGCCGCTTCGACCCAAAGCGATCTGGCAGCCCTGGGCATTACCGACTTTTCGGGACTGATGCCCGCCCAACTATTTTCCATAGAAAATATCTTTACCCTCAAAGGATTTATCTTCCTGGTACTGGGTGGTTTTCTGGTGGGCTTTGGTACCCGGTACGCGGGAGGCTGTACGTCGGGGCACGCCATCATGGGGCTATCCAACTTACAATGGCCATCGCTGGTAGCAACGATATGCTTTATGATTGGGGGCTTCGTGGGTACCCTTGTGCTGCTGCCTTGGCTGATGCAGCTCGTATGA
- a CDS encoding MBL fold metallo-hydrolase yields MKIEQIYTGCLAQGAYFIESEGEAAVIDPLREVAPYLEKARREHATIKYVFETHFHADFVSGHLDLSQKTGAPIVYGPNANPTFDAHIAADGEEFKLGAVTIRTLHTPGHTMESTCYLLLDENGKETALFSGDTLFIGDVGRPDLAQESDLTTADLAGYLFDSLRTKIMRLPNDIIVYPAHGAGSACGKNMSKETSDTLGNQKLFNYALRANMTREEFIKEVTEGLAEPPQYFPQNVQMNREGYDSIDAVLERGAQALSPAAFEVAANETGALVLDTRAARDFAAGFIPNSINIGIDGSFAPWVGALIPDLKQSLLLVTDPGREEEVVTRLARVGYDYTLGYLEGGFAAWQNAGMETDTVQWVEAADFAEKFKKNDLSVIDVRKPTEFESGHAEGAKNLPLDYISDLMAEFPHNESMYLHCAGGYRSMIAASILKARGFDNVVNIEGGYGAMKTAGVPVTRDSAVQN; encoded by the coding sequence ATGAAAATCGAACAAATCTATACCGGCTGCCTGGCGCAGGGTGCCTACTTTATTGAATCCGAGGGCGAAGCAGCCGTGATTGATCCACTGCGCGAAGTAGCCCCCTACCTCGAAAAAGCCAGGCGCGAGCACGCGACCATCAAGTATGTGTTTGAAACCCACTTTCACGCCGATTTCGTGTCGGGCCACCTTGATCTTTCCCAGAAAACGGGCGCCCCAATTGTCTACGGCCCCAATGCCAATCCTACCTTTGACGCACACATCGCCGCCGACGGGGAAGAATTCAAGCTGGGAGCCGTCACCATCCGTACCCTGCACACGCCCGGCCACACGATGGAGTCCACCTGCTACCTGCTGCTGGATGAAAATGGGAAAGAAACCGCCTTGTTCAGCGGTGACACGCTGTTTATTGGCGATGTAGGTCGCCCCGATCTGGCCCAGGAAAGCGACCTGACTACGGCCGACCTGGCAGGGTACCTCTTCGATAGCCTGCGAACCAAAATTATGCGCCTGCCTAACGACATAATCGTGTACCCGGCCCACGGGGCGGGCTCGGCCTGTGGCAAGAATATGAGCAAAGAAACATCCGACACGCTGGGCAACCAGAAGCTGTTCAACTACGCCCTGCGGGCCAATATGACCCGCGAAGAATTTATAAAGGAAGTCACCGAAGGCCTCGCCGAACCTCCGCAGTACTTCCCGCAAAACGTGCAAATGAACCGGGAAGGCTACGACAGCATCGACGCTGTGCTGGAGCGTGGCGCGCAGGCGCTCAGTCCGGCGGCCTTCGAGGTGGCCGCCAACGAAACGGGCGCATTGGTGCTTGACACCCGCGCGGCCCGCGATTTTGCCGCAGGCTTCATTCCCAATTCCATCAACATCGGTATCGATGGCAGCTTTGCTCCCTGGGTAGGTGCGCTGATTCCGGATTTAAAACAAAGCCTGTTGCTCGTGACCGATCCCGGTCGCGAAGAAGAGGTGGTCACCCGTCTGGCGCGGGTGGGCTACGACTACACCCTGGGGTACCTTGAGGGCGGCTTTGCGGCATGGCAAAACGCAGGCATGGAAACCGATACCGTACAGTGGGTGGAAGCCGCGGATTTTGCGGAGAAATTCAAGAAGAATGACCTCTCCGTAATCGACGTTCGTAAACCCACCGAATTTGAAAGCGGACACGCGGAGGGTGCCAAAAATCTGCCCCTGGACTACATCAGCGACCTCATGGCCGAATTTCCCCACAACGAATCCATGTACCTGCACTGTGCGGGCGGCTACCGCTCCATGATCGCCGCCTCAATCCTCAAGGCACGGGGTTTTGATAACGTAGTCAACATCGAAGGCGGCTACGGGGCCATGAAAACCGCGGGGGTACCTGTGACCCGTGATTCGGCGGTTCAGAACTAA
- a CDS encoding MATE family efflux transporter codes for MKKYLQLLRTALDGSEQSYTSGSINRAIFLLSVPMILEMVMESLFAVVDVFFVSKVSTEAVATVGLTESVITLIYSVAIGLSTAATALVARRVGEGNPDQAGKAIGQIILISLALSVVMGGCGTIWAGDILRLMGADARVIEVGTLFARIEFLSSPVIVLLYALSGALRGAGSASAAMRSLWIANGLNMILDPLFIFGIGFFPELGVTGAAVATTLGRTVGVGYQLYFLYHTKKAVSITWPDFVPDFAVIKNILNLSAGATGQFLISSASWVFLTRILAEFGSDVVAGYTIAIRVIIFTLLPSWGMANAAATLVGQNLGASQPDRAETSVWRTARLNMWFLLGIALLFFAGAPWIVGLFSTEPAVVRTGVNALRVLCLGYGFFAYGMVVIQAINGAGDTKTPIYLNLVCFWLVEIPVAYLLALVLDWGPIGVFASVPIAESLLAILSILVFRRGRWKLIEV; via the coding sequence TTGAAAAAATACCTCCAGCTGCTCCGCACCGCCTTAGACGGCTCCGAGCAAAGCTATACCAGCGGCAGCATCAACCGCGCTATTTTCCTGCTTTCCGTCCCGATGATCCTCGAAATGGTCATGGAGTCGCTCTTCGCGGTCGTGGACGTTTTCTTTGTATCCAAGGTGAGCACCGAAGCCGTGGCTACGGTAGGCCTTACCGAGTCGGTCATCACGCTTATTTATTCGGTAGCCATTGGCCTCAGCACCGCCGCCACGGCGCTGGTAGCGCGGCGGGTAGGCGAAGGCAACCCCGATCAGGCGGGTAAGGCCATCGGGCAAATCATCCTGATTTCGCTGGCTTTGTCAGTGGTTATGGGGGGCTGTGGTACTATCTGGGCCGGAGATATCCTGCGCCTGATGGGAGCCGACGCGCGGGTGATTGAGGTAGGTACCCTCTTTGCCCGGATTGAGTTTCTGAGCAGTCCGGTCATTGTGCTACTCTACGCGCTCAGCGGGGCCTTGCGCGGGGCGGGCTCCGCCTCGGCAGCCATGCGTTCGCTCTGGATTGCCAACGGTCTCAATATGATCCTTGATCCCCTGTTTATTTTTGGCATCGGGTTCTTTCCCGAGCTAGGGGTTACGGGAGCCGCCGTTGCTACCACGCTGGGACGTACCGTGGGTGTAGGGTACCAGCTGTATTTCCTATATCATACCAAAAAAGCGGTGTCCATCACCTGGCCGGATTTTGTACCTGATTTTGCGGTGATCAAAAATATCCTCAATCTTTCGGCGGGTGCTACGGGTCAATTCCTGATTTCCTCGGCGAGCTGGGTATTCCTCACGCGCATCCTGGCCGAGTTCGGCAGCGATGTGGTAGCGGGTTATACGATTGCCATCCGGGTCATCATTTTCACGCTTTTGCCGTCGTGGGGTATGGCCAATGCCGCCGCCACGCTGGTGGGCCAGAACCTCGGTGCCAGCCAGCCCGACCGCGCCGAAACCTCCGTATGGCGCACGGCGCGGCTCAATATGTGGTTTCTGTTGGGAATAGCGCTGCTGTTTTTTGCGGGTGCTCCATGGATTGTGGGCCTCTTCAGTACCGAGCCGGCTGTGGTGCGTACGGGCGTCAATGCTTTGCGCGTGCTATGCCTGGGCTATGGCTTTTTTGCCTATGGTATGGTAGTCATCCAGGCCATCAACGGCGCGGGCGACACCAAGACGCCCATTTACCTCAACCTCGTTTGCTTCTGGCTGGTTGAGATTCCGGTGGCTTATCTGCTGGCTTTAGTGCTGGACTGGGGCCCCATTGGCGTTTTCGCCTCCGTTCCCATCGCCGAATCGCTCCTGGCTATTTTGAGTATTCTGGTATTCCGGCGCGGCCGCTGGAAGCTCATCGAGGTGTAG
- a CDS encoding VOC family protein translates to MSSINDTIAGLELAQIGWVVPDIHTTMKFLTNALGIAGFPQPELIRAEDLGMTYYGKVEAGEWLTTQTYNGGTFIELIQPVSGQSMFHDYLAQYPAGGTQHLAFRLPVSGFDQVISDLSDQGYAILSQVDHPIARMAFFDTYQTLGVATEIMGITPEGWTAIKKMQKVG, encoded by the coding sequence ATGAGTAGTATCAACGACACCATCGCCGGACTCGAACTGGCACAAATCGGCTGGGTGGTCCCGGACATTCACACTACCATGAAATTCCTTACGAACGCGCTGGGCATCGCTGGCTTTCCCCAACCTGAGCTTATACGGGCAGAAGATTTGGGTATGACCTATTACGGCAAGGTTGAAGCCGGTGAATGGCTCACCACCCAAACCTATAACGGAGGTACCTTCATCGAACTCATTCAGCCTGTTTCCGGCCAAAGCATGTTCCATGACTATCTGGCCCAGTATCCGGCTGGGGGTACCCAACATTTGGCGTTCCGTTTGCCGGTTAGCGGTTTCGATCAGGTCATCAGCGATCTATCCGACCAAGGGTATGCGATCCTGAGCCAGGTGGATCATCCCATCGCACGAATGGCTTTCTTTGACACCTATCAGACCCTGGGCGTTGCCACCGAGATCATGGGCATCACACCGGAAGGATGGACCGCCATAAAAAAAATGCAGAAGGTAGGGTGA
- a CDS encoding esterase-like activity of phytase family protein — translation MFIKKHFSSLTLSGLILAASSCIQDHDLGNPYQLPTLSNQGVALPYTVLGSQLGVEIRNGGFGSSAVAHPYNAGQFYALTDRGPNADATGGKYFPVPNYTPRIGLFRLTSDGKIEKLSEILIKDPSGNPISGRPNPAGKGATGEIPYDLNNQVLDFDEFGLDTEGLVAMKDGTFWVSDEYGPHIAHLKSDGTQIERISPVNVNTGTRKLPAVLERRWANRGMEGLTITPDEKTLVGIMQSRLYNPSNSAATNRTLTRIVTFDIATGSTKQYLYRQEIDNNSNSEITALSATQFLVVERDGNFSADGPVMKHIYKIDISQATDVSGDFNSLDGMLVNGKTLEANSWDQLAAAGIVPVQKTLAVDLITALGDYPHDKLEGMWLIDGSTLGVINDDDFAVWSDPILKIKQKTLSPTKGTVIDGNRLYIVKF, via the coding sequence ATGTTTATTAAAAAACACTTCTCTAGCCTGACCCTATCCGGGCTGATCCTCGCTGCCTCATCGTGTATCCAGGACCACGACCTGGGCAATCCTTACCAACTACCGACGCTTAGCAATCAGGGCGTTGCGCTACCTTATACGGTACTGGGTTCACAGCTTGGCGTTGAAATACGAAACGGTGGCTTTGGTTCTTCGGCCGTGGCGCACCCCTACAATGCGGGGCAGTTCTACGCCCTGACCGATCGTGGCCCCAATGCCGACGCTACGGGTGGTAAGTACTTTCCCGTACCCAACTACACACCCCGGATTGGCCTGTTCAGGCTGACAAGTGACGGTAAAATTGAGAAACTGTCCGAAATCCTGATTAAAGACCCTTCGGGCAATCCCATCAGCGGCCGACCCAATCCGGCCGGCAAAGGTGCGACCGGCGAAATTCCGTACGATTTGAACAATCAGGTACTCGACTTTGATGAGTTTGGGCTGGATACCGAAGGCCTGGTAGCCATGAAGGATGGTACCTTTTGGGTTTCGGACGAGTACGGTCCGCACATCGCTCATTTGAAGTCCGACGGCACGCAAATCGAACGCATCAGCCCGGTCAACGTGAACACCGGAACTCGTAAATTACCCGCGGTGCTCGAAAGACGATGGGCTAACCGCGGCATGGAAGGGCTTACCATCACACCCGACGAGAAAACATTGGTCGGAATTATGCAGTCGCGGCTCTACAACCCTTCGAATTCTGCCGCCACCAACCGTACCCTGACGCGGATCGTGACTTTCGATATTGCTACGGGGAGTACCAAACAGTACCTGTACCGTCAGGAGATCGACAATAATTCTAACTCTGAAATCACGGCCCTGAGCGCCACACAATTTTTGGTGGTAGAGCGGGATGGCAATTTCAGTGCGGATGGTCCGGTGATGAAGCATATTTATAAAATCGATATTTCCCAGGCAACAGATGTCTCGGGTGATTTCAATTCTCTGGATGGTATGCTGGTGAATGGCAAAACGCTGGAAGCCAATAGCTGGGATCAATTGGCCGCGGCGGGTATCGTTCCAGTCCAGAAAACTTTGGCCGTGGATCTGATTACTGCCCTGGGCGACTACCCGCACGATAAACTGGAAGGGATGTGGCTGATTGACGGCAGCACACTGGGAGTAATCAATGACGATGATTTTGCCGTGTGGAGCGATCCTATCCTGAAA